One Clavelina lepadiformis chromosome 1, kaClaLepa1.1, whole genome shotgun sequence genomic region harbors:
- the LOC143452809 gene encoding C2 domain-containing protein 3-like isoform X2, with protein sequence MDKSEGRGRRRRRAEYVDVVPTTDLPPLVEGELRCFLFVTIGKLVWGSIVPSRTPPASPAYIRLRWWGEASDGTIFRPEGMTGKCPVRSRGQFCVRSGPKQIAAYFNDMGSATFDVLSSPKSLPIGRVQVPGVGSLSSDNPIRGYFPIISASSRKLGELHVSMSFKSLKGAFDNGSDTATDGSMSARSFTASGGRNRRSRSRASSIGSARSRSSSRGSIVNQRFRSRSNSSSRRAKRVTSSGRRSRSRSVDSKASAASQRSRTGSARNTESVEIPTPRGIDALLERNGHDLYAPARKDLTNIDSVPINTTVSSSKPTQSVHYDAISDLLSRGKRLRDEITQSATSAHSPSSPRRQESIPPQSVPLPIQHPISSVPHPARPFCPQPSPEVDLSMLPQICRNPPAKVQHLKTDPELRIVDMVLRAKGIKPDDSFYSANMSDVSSPPASMVSDLDDPLHDQSILQHLFYQHQALPVGGPAPASEKSPHREDEKHAVAPTAGFHGNQDDITQLSEERLRRVHLARVFIRSLQFASSTDSDEETSNKVDVGKKGIAKWKKVKPPAPAMSSVKKKAGTFFVEYKFPFTSNSQRHPSMTSSSHEVTRVASRKSTAGGLVKFDQHSVFSISFDSRAVTRWSNDNIEFVVYHRKPKDKKALVVGVATLPLRYVIESKTLSISDDIDVVRRSPGKNIAASLKVSVELAADTKDLPTQMSPVKKPRFMDEPTPYTVTKILPADERTNWTSTNKPAAREAPQNEADVPRVCIVSDAHMADEAVCPRVASALLYLYIVLKEARDIPATRVQCGLGMGKLCTPNVYLVCRTFASDDVTKTGVVWNTSNPKFDFSQVSPVKIDPGLFARMRDNFMVVEVWTRVASGSKFSDKLMGLAKISLHLFYQSLKDPEIARAVLASQYPLISVDGFQPIVDLFTGQERGKIQVLLALGSQAQINSLRKVKEFDKENAMQCHHLAGEKREDDDLEVKSPRQHSFEVAIDGLRGFNPPSGQSWGEGDCFIEYNFPTQRRRQDEEKMSESHDGSTTDEDNTELASMQSYRTSTTLCVPDPKFEFVKQHLFLPPPSIPIQRIILSACSGVGKYPGGGIPFEVWTRSYYPNVRDQLLAKGCLPAAKVCALVTMRKGKASKEIFQVPLEFVDPVPRSRSAGDLSVTVKYKSSGECSTECNQPPLEFSKTVKLQVAVLQACGLKAAARLAASVASDSELEYCAGVGVNSYVVVKPSFLPQDKPHETRCVARTFTPDYNHHFELSCPVVSYHESVTPIGLSELLADGCIEIEIWHKPAPEEELRKPQTGRDVLLGRARIPTCGLLTRTTGCSGWYPITSLESLRHKSTVTIGAVELEMTFSTRNDLELVLRAAKAIGWKPKSQSELSSLLVPDLNSVLQPIHEVVVSEGHVTTCITITNAWLPKHALMRSGFDEIDKRSHIYVRYKFYDNDSVTSSLCPVIGHGSRKPTNHDDVISIKLAHRKSFLCRPTQPFVWYLREERLELQVWLSNSRTGRSKRPLTSDRLLGSTRVGMSGVLAGGLHKQQHISGLFHLHKAGVDDLGEASIRVYLSVTPGDQTRPHDDDDLDESTTTLSSSSEQAPSSGKVLEVTAADGDETKPKQIEVDDETFSAVVSVERAMHLPPLSPSSDETNSTSRPSCYITYPVAASSDEVVSTKVVPQSTCPVWEDAREVKLERKLLLKVGGNLLFRVWHRAGGGEEMSDRMIGFVTVDLSILNAGFRAVNGWYNILDIHGNCQGQLKVAITPTSDFSELSRKIESSEFISGNRALHSVPLLGPVETPSGSMYYPGVKSSQQTVGSTCTMSDNMAGLTHLITAPSVPMPSLLKRNQKSCLLGTLQRQMQELDEIKKNFEQRRITANYFIDHLHLTSLPTTTNPTYTSVTSSMTSQVTCYAAADGLAPVDISESEEVAQKYPTSSVDSLMPSSGPKQPTVHMSLFKPGKDAMDVYEDAAALSDNELSDLEFVQPKNLNTQSALFAVDAQVIKVDLKEEDAGERPLDDELSRISNNSNSEVSETNNTSLWLSASTSRIGDVSIPGESPHIERSEGDFPDLSPVTLKVRRKDVVERDPVLLEDQNDFELEDVSPGNDGSDAQATSDPDEKSPDADLPADYDEAVVSDADVVSSREDGSPTSVQEEHAESKDSSPTHDELSSDDEDDGSTDKGLLEEVESDDGQHPDDTSSDKYEEEESPGTSSEVEGSDVGGCSESSFPQDQDQVMTSSAPLPSSRGIQLPSFFPPRQDLVASMRALQAITTEQQQKLLRSNSSEDKENSASPSTGSKSRRKITKPTSFTKEQTERLARIFNTKYTSS encoded by the exons ATGGACAAATCTGAGGGAAGAGGAAGAAGACGAAGAAGAG CTGAATATGTTGATGTCGTCCCAACCACCGATCTTCCTCCATTAGTAGAAGGGGAGCTtcgttgttttttgtttgttactaTTGGCAAGTTGGTGTGGGGCTCGATAGTCCCCTCCCGGACCCCGCCGGCGTCACCCGCTTACATCCGCCTTCGCTGGTGGGGGGAGGCATCTGATGGAACGATATTTAG acCTGAAGGAATGACGGGAAAGTGCCCGGTAAGATCTCGGGGACAGTTCTGCGTTCGATCTGGCCCCAAGCAGATTGCGGCTTACTTCAATGATATGGGCTCAGCCACATTTGATGTTTTGTCAAGTCCAAAGAGTCTGCCTATAGGCAGAGTGCAG GTTCCTGGAGTGGGTTCACTTTCATCCGATAATCCGATCCGAGGATACTTCCCGATCATCTCAGCATCCTCTCGTAAGCTCGGTGAACTCCACGTCTCGATGAGTTTCAAGTCGCTGAAGGGGGCGTTCGACAATGGCAGCGACACGGCAACTGACGGCTCCATGTCAGCCAG ATCCTTCACAGCGAGTGGAGGAAGGAACAGGAGGAGCAGATCTCGAGCCTCCAGCATCGGATCTGCTCGATCAAGAAGCAGCAGCCGAGG AAGTATCGTCAACCAGAGATTTCGTAGCCGTAGCAACAGCAGTTCAAGAAGAGCCAAGAGAGTGACATCTAGTGGTCGTCGAAGCAGGAGTCGATCAGTCGACTCGAAAGCATCAGCGGCATCTCAACGCTCCAGAACAG GTTCAGCAAGAAACACTGAGAGTGTTGAGATTCCAACCCCACGTGGCATTGACGCGCTCTTGGAGAGGAATGGCCACGATTTGTATGCACCAGCCAGGAAAGACCTCACGAACATAG ACTCCGTCCCGATTAACACCACCGTCTCTTCGAGCAAACCAACACAAAGTGTTCATTATGATGCAATAAGTG ATCTCTTGAGCAGAGGGAAGCGACTTCGAGATGAGATCACTCAGTCAGCAACCTCCGCCCATTCTCCATCATCACCAAGGAGGCAAGAATCAATCCCTCCTCAGTCTGTTCCCCTGCCCATCCAACATCCG ATATCGAGCGTCCCGCACCCAGCTCGACCTTTCTGTCCACAGCCTTCCCCGGAAGTTGATCTTTCCATGTTGCCTCAGATCTGCAGAAATCCTCCAGCAAAAGTCCAGCATCTGAA GACTGACCCGGAGCTGAGGATTGTGGACATGGTACTCCGAGCAAAGGGAATCAAACCAGATGACTCTTTCTACTCGGCCAATATGTCCGATGTGAGCTCACCACCAGCCAGCATGGTCTCAGATCTCGACGATCCTCTTCATGATCAATCGATTCTTCAACATCTTTTCTATCAACATCAG GCTCTTCCTGTTGGGGGCCCTGCACCCGCATCAGAGAAGTCTCCACATCGTGAAGATGAAAAG CACGCTGTGGCGCCCACAGCTGGTTTCCATGGAAACCAGGATGACATCACCCAATTGTCAGAAGAGAGGTTGAGGAGAGTTCATCTTGCTCGCGTCTTCATCCGATCTCTGCAGTTTGCTTCCTCCACGGACTCTGACGAGGAGACATCGAATAAAGTGGATGTGGGAAAGAAGGGAATCGCAAAGTGGAAGAAAGTTAAACCTCCCGCTCCTGCAATGAGCTCCGTGAAGAAGAAAGCTGG AACTTTCTTTGTCGAATACAAATTTCCATTCACTTCCAACTCCCAACGACATCCATCTATGACATCATCGAGTCATGAAGTGACAAGGGTCGCATCAAGGAAGTCGACAGCAG GTGGCCTCGTAAAATTTGACCAACATTCTGTTTTCTCAATTTCTTTTGATTCCCGTGCGGTCACTAGATGGAGCAATGACAACATTGAGTTTGTTGTTTATCATAGAAAGCCAAAAGATAAAAAG GCTTTAGTGGTTGGCGTGGCAACACTTCCCCTTCGTTACGTCATCGAGAGCAAGACTCTGAGCATCAGTGACGACATTGATGTTGTGCGGAGGAGTCCTGGGAAGAATATTGCCGCTTCTTTGAAG GTGAGTGTGGAGCTTGCGGCCGACACCAAGGACCTGCCCACACAAATGTCGCCGGTCAAGAAGCCGAGGTTCATGGATGAGCCCACCCCGTACACTGTCACTAAAATCCTACCTGCTGATGAGCGGACCAATTGGACAAGCACCAACAA ACCTGCAGCACGTGAAGCCCCACAAAATGAAGCAGATGTGCCAAGGGTTTGCATCGTGTCCGATGCTCACATGGCCGATGAAGCAGTGTGCCCTCGTGTGGCGTCGGCTCTTCTTTATCTGTATATTGTCCTGAAAGAAGCGAGAGACATACCAG CCACAAGAGTTCAATGCGGTCTTGGCATGGGCAAGTTGTGCACTCCCAATGTTTATCTAGTCTGTCGTACGTTTGCTtctgatgatgtcacaaagacCGGAGTGGTCTGGAACACTTCCAATCCAAAGTTCGACTTCAGCCAG GTTTCTCCTGTGAAGATTGATCCGGGTCTTTTCGCCCGGATGCGAGACAACTTCATGGTGGTGGAGGTGTGGACGCGGGTTGCCAGTGGCAGCAAGTTCAGTGACAAGTTGATGGGACTGGCCAAGATATCTCTCCACCTCTTCTATCAATCTCTCAAAGACCCTGAAATAGCCAG GGCTGTTCTTGCGTCACAATACCCTTTGATATCGGTCGATGGATTCCAACCAATCGTAGATCTCTTCACCGGGCAAGAACGCGGGAAGATCCAAGTCTTGTTGGCTCTCGGCAGTCAAGCCCAG ATAAACTCTCTTCGAAAAGTGAAAGAATTTGACAAAGAGAATGCGATGCAGTGCCACCACCTGGCCGGTGAGAAGAGGGAAGATGATGATCTCGAAGTGAAAAGTCCGAGGCAGCATTCATTTGAAGTGGCCATCGACGGCTTGCGTGGCTTCAATCCACCCAGTGGGCAG AGCTGGGGTGAGGGGGACTGCTTCATCGAGTACAACTTCCCGACTCAAAGAAGAAGACAGGATGAAGAGAAGATGAGTGAATCCCACGATGGATCCACGACTGATGAGGATAATACGG aATTAGCCTCCATGCAGTCGTACCGCACCAGCACCACGCTCTGTGTTCCCGATCCGAAGTTTGAGTTTGTGAAGCAACATCTCTTCCTACCTCCCCCCTCCATCCCGATCCAACGAATTATCCTCTCCGCTTGTTCCGGTGTGGGGAAATACCCTGGAGGAGGAATCCCGTTTGAAGTGTGGACTCGGTCATACTACCCCAATGTCAGGGACCAACTTCTGGCCAAG GGTTGTCTGCCAGCTGCAAAGGTTTGTGCACTCGTCACTATGAGGAAAGGAAAAGCatcaaaagaaatatttcaagttCCATTGGAGTTCGTTGACCCCGTACCTAGGTCAAGGTCGGCTGGGGACCTCAGTGTCACGGTCAAGTACAAGTCATCAGGTGAAT GTTCAACTGAGTGCAACCAGCCCCCCTTAGAGTTCTCCAAGACTGTCAAACTCCAGGTGGCAGTTTTACAAGCTTGTGGCTTGAAAGCCGCAGCAAGGTTGGCGGCTTCAGTGGCGTCAGACTCCGAGCTTGAATATTGTGCTGGTGTCGGGGTCAATTCATACGTCGTTGTCAAACCTTCGTTTCTTCCACAAGAC AAACCTCATGAAACTCGCTGCGTCGCGCGCACTTTCACTCCAGATTACAACCATCACTTTGAGTTGTCGTGTCCGGTGGTGTCCTACCACGAGTCGGTGACTCCTATTGGACTCTCTGAGCTTCTTGCAGACGGATGCATCGAAATCGAAATATGGCACAA ACCTGCTCCTGAAGAAGAATTGAGAAAACCACAAACAGGTCGTGACGTTCTGCTTGGTCGAGCAAGAATTCCAACTTGTGGTTTGCTCACGAGAACGACAG GCTGCAGCGGTTGGTATCCAATCACGTCGTTGGAATCGCTCCGGCACAAATCAACCGTAACCATCGGTGCAGTTGAACTTGAAATGACCTTCTCCACTCGCAACGACCTTGAACTTGTCCTCAGAGCTGCAAAGGCGATAGGTTGGAAGCCAAAGTCCCAATCTGAGCTGAGCTCGTTGCTGGTTCCTGATCTCAACTCGGTGCTGCAACCGATCCATGAAGTTGTCGTGTCCGAGGGTCATGTGACCACTTGCATCACAATAACAAACGCCTGGTTGCCCAAGCACGCCCTCATGCGGTCAGGATTTGATGAAATTGACAAGCGCTCCCATATTTATGTCCGATACAAGTTCTACGACAATGACTCTGTGACGTCAAGTCTTTGCCCTGTGATTGGTCACGGTAGCAGGAAGCCAACAAATCACGACGACGTCATCTCGATAAAGCTTGCCCACCGGAAGTCGTTCCTATGCAGACCAACGCAACCGTTTGTCTGGTACCTCAGGGAGGAACGTCTCGAGCTGCAGGTCTGGTTGTCAAACTCTAGGACGGGCAGATCGAAGCGACCCCTGACCTCGGACCGACTGCTCGGCAGCACCAGGGTCGGAATGAGCGGGGTCCTGGCCGGGGGACTCCACAAACAGCAGCACATAAGCGGCTTGTTCCATCTCCACAAGGCTGGAGTCGATGATCTGGGGGAGGCATCGATTCGAGTTTACCTGAGTGTGACGCCGGGAGACCAGACAAGACCACACGATGATGATGACCTGGATGAATCTACGACGACTCTGTCATCAAGCAGTGAACAAGCTCCATCTAGTGGCAAGGTTTTGGAAGTCACCGCTGCAGACGGAGACGAAACAAAACCGAAGCAAATTGAAGTTGACGATGAAACGTTCTCGGCTGTGGTATCGGTGGAACGGGCAATGCATCTCCCTCCTCTATCACCATCTAGTGACGAGACGAATTCAACGTCACGACCGAGTTGTTACATCACATACCCGGTTGCTGCATCCAGTGATGAAGTGGTATCAACAAAGGTGGTTCCCCAGTCAACATGCCCTGTGTGGGAAGATGCAAGGGAGGTGAAGTTGGAGAGGAAGCTCCTCTTGAAAGTTGGAGGAAATCTCCTATTCCGGGTGTGGCACAGAGCAGGGGGAGGGGAGGAGATGAGTGACAGGATGATCGGATTCGTCACGGTTGACCTCTCCATACTAAACGCTGGGTTCCGGGCTGTCAACGGCTGGTACAACATCCTCGATATTCACGGGAACTGCCAAGGTCAGTTGAAGGTCGCCATCACCCCGACCTCTGACTTCAGCGAGCTTTCGAGGAAGATCGAGTCGAGTGAGTTTATATCGGGCAATAGAGCCCTCCACTCCGTCCCACTGCTGGGTCCTGTTGAAACCCCGTCGGGGAGCATGTACTACCCCGGGGTGAAGAGCTCGCAGCAGACAGTCGGGTCAACTTGCACGATGAGCGACAACATGGCGGGACTCACCCATCTCATCACAGCCCCATCGGTGCCGATGCCAAGCTTACTCAAGCGTAACCAGAAGAGCTGTTTGTTGGGGACTTTGCAGAGACAGATGCAGGAGCTGGACGAGATCAAGAAAAACTTCGAGCAGAGGAGGATCACGGCCAACTACTTCATAGACCACCTCCACCTCACTTCCCTCCCCACAACCACCAATCCTACCTATACAtcagtgacgtcatcaatgacATCACAAGTGACATGTTATGCTGCTGCGGATGGTCTGGCCCCAGTTGACATTAGCGAGTCAGAAGAAGTTGCTCAAAAATATCCGACATCGTCAGTTGACTCACTTATGCCATCTAGTGGTCCGAAGCAACCCACCGTGCACATGTCCTTGTTCAAACCCGGCAAAGATGCGATGGATGTCTATGAAGATGCAGCCGCTCTCAGCGACAACGAGCTCTCCGACCTCGAATTCGTCCAACCAAAAAACCTGAACACACAAAGcgcattgtttgctgttgaTGCGCAGGTgataaaagttgatttaaagGAAGAAGATGCAGGAGAACGTCCTCTTGACGATGAATTGAGTCGGATTTCGAACAATTCCAACTCGGAAGTGTCGGAGACGAATAATACGAGTCTTTGGCTCTCTGCATCAACGTCACGCATTGGTGACGTCAGCATCCCTGGAGAATCCCCTCATATTGAACGCAGTGAGGGGGATTTCCCTGACCTGAGTCCGGTGACATTGAAAGTGCGGAGGAAGGATGTTGTAGAGAGAGATCCTGTTCTCCTGGAAGATCAAAACGATTTCGAACTTGAGGATGTATCACCTGGCAACGATGGAAGTGATGCACAAGCAACATCTGATCCAGACGAAAAGAGTCCTGATGCAGATCTTCCTGCAGACTATGATGAAGCTGTTGTGAGCGATGCAGATGTGGTTTCTTCCAGAGAAGATGGATCCCCAACCAGTGTGCAAGAAGAACATGCTGAAAGCAAGGATTCATCTCCGACGCACGATGAACTTAGCTCCGATGATGAAGATGATGGTTCCACTGATAAAGGTTTGCTGGAAGAGGTGGAGTCAGATGATGGGCAGCATCCGGATGATACTTCATCAGATAAATATGAAGAAGAAGAGAGTCCAGGAACATCATCGGAAGTTGAAGGAAGTGACGTTGGTGGATGCAGTGAGTCCTCATTTCCACAGGATCAAGATcaagtgatgacgtcatccgCTCCTTTACCCTCCTCAAGAGGAATCCAACTTCCAAGTTTTTTTCCTCCTCGGCAAGATCTCGTCGCATCAATGAGAGCGCTTCAAGCTATAACCACTGAGCAGCAG caaaaattaCTTCGCTCCAACTCCAGCGAAGACAAAGAGAACTCAGCATCGCCATCTACCGGTAGTAAATCTCGCAGAAAAATCACGAAACCTACCTCATTCACAAAAGAACAGACCGAGAGACTGGCTCgaatttttaacacaaaatataCCTCAAGTTGA